In a single window of the Leptolyngbyaceae cyanobacterium genome:
- a CDS encoding alpha-mannosidase, which produces MTAEQNAIDLEIEKLRQLTQLDVLSNWRYHSGDLPLSAIWQTDRWDEWPIVELNEKKQIIWSSGKQVQWLVQKIVIPHYIYRCNYPVAGLTLRLALTWWAEDVQIFVNGELVQTGDLFDYFTRILLSSSVTPESEILVALRLVSPGHDRGALMRSLLIYESNDDRYPEPGFVANELAVLHSYLKAFDIAKLDILENAIANIDRSSLPDVTKFNISLSHLRQNLLSQIPARQSKIFLLGHAHLDMAWLWPVKETWIAAQRTFESALKLQREFPDLIFCHSTPALYAWMEEHRPDLFAAIQNQVKTGRWEIVGGMWIEPDLNLIDGESIVRQILYGQRYVKEKFHQITKVAWVPDTFGFCATLPQFLQLGGIEYFVTQKLSWNDTTKFPYGFFWWRSPDGSQIFSLMSALIGEDIDPIKMANYAVDWQSKTNLANALWLPGVGDRGGGPTRDMLEVANRWQKSPFFPQLEFTTAENYLQNIEQLARDRQLPIPIWDDELYLEFHRGCYTTHADQKRYNRRSEGLLYQAELFASLAAISAKVTYPQMELEESWKKLLFNQFHDILPGTSIPEVFVDANEDWQAVERVGAQILHKSLNAIASQIALPPAPHPNAFPIVVFNPSNWERSQVVAVNLPNSDPWQVCDWEGNPILSQQISSTTPLDFPSLISINNASSDEPITNSVRNTLLFVANSVPSVGYRLFWLSPLNPETLENTSLREEIPGKANKNSNNNTSILVQNREFVQKDSLNEKDWILENELILVKVNPQTGNISRLFDKTNHQEILHQQEANQLQAFQDSGQYWDAWNIDPKYAEHPLPTPELTSIEWIYKGEVQQRLRVVRQIGESEFCQDYVLDARSPILKICTTVNWQESHVLVKAAFPFNFTADFATYEIPCGAIDRTTQPQTPAEKAKWEVPALRWADLSGENCGVSILNDGKYGYDAQPDRLRLTLLRSPNWPDPSADRGFHQFTYALYPHDGNWRSCNTVRHGSELNLPLQPILPIRSTNLNQISLPPIGQLLDLSSENLILMAFKRSEDSPHHWILRCYECRGEETEFNLKSDLNLQIVRSVDLLERPVDMPEQLKILPWKIITFQVIDNSHQKNRS; this is translated from the coding sequence ATGACAGCCGAGCAGAACGCAATTGACTTAGAAATAGAAAAACTTCGCCAACTCACTCAGTTGGATGTGCTGTCAAATTGGCGATATCATTCGGGTGACTTACCTTTATCTGCAATTTGGCAAACCGATCGGTGGGACGAGTGGCCGATTGTTGAATTGAATGAGAAAAAACAGATTATTTGGTCATCGGGAAAGCAGGTACAATGGCTGGTACAAAAAATTGTCATTCCCCACTATATATATAGATGTAATTATCCGGTTGCAGGTTTGACGTTGCGGTTGGCGTTAACTTGGTGGGCGGAAGACGTACAGATTTTCGTTAACGGCGAATTGGTGCAAACGGGAGATTTATTTGATTATTTCACGCGCATCTTGTTGAGTTCATCCGTCACGCCTGAATCGGAAATTTTGGTAGCTTTGCGCTTGGTGAGTCCCGGTCACGATCGCGGTGCTCTGATGCGTTCTCTATTAATATATGAATCGAACGACGACCGATACCCAGAACCTGGTTTTGTCGCTAACGAGTTAGCCGTCTTACATAGTTATTTAAAAGCTTTCGATATCGCCAAATTAGATATTTTGGAAAATGCGATCGCGAATATCGATCGGTCATCTCTCCCCGATGTCACGAAATTCAATATCTCCCTCTCCCACTTACGCCAAAATCTGCTTTCTCAAATTCCCGCTCGCCAATCGAAAATCTTTTTATTAGGTCACGCTCATTTAGATATGGCTTGGTTGTGGCCTGTGAAGGAAACTTGGATCGCTGCCCAACGCACTTTCGAGTCAGCTTTAAAATTACAACGAGAATTTCCCGATTTGATTTTCTGTCATTCCACTCCCGCTTTGTACGCTTGGATGGAAGAACATCGCCCGGACTTATTTGCGGCAATTCAAAATCAAGTCAAAACCGGACGTTGGGAAATCGTCGGCGGAATGTGGATCGAACCGGATTTAAATTTAATTGATGGCGAATCGATCGTCCGCCAAATCCTTTACGGTCAGCGCTACGTCAAAGAAAAATTTCATCAAATAACGAAAGTTGCTTGGGTTCCCGATACTTTTGGTTTCTGCGCTACCCTCCCCCAATTTCTCCAACTCGGCGGCATCGAATATTTCGTTACCCAAAAGTTGTCTTGGAACGACACGACGAAATTTCCTTATGGCTTTTTCTGGTGGCGATCGCCCGACGGCAGTCAAATCTTCAGTTTGATGTCTGCCTTAATTGGCGAAGATATCGACCCGATCAAAATGGCAAATTACGCTGTCGATTGGCAGAGCAAAACTAATTTAGCAAATGCGCTTTGGTTACCGGGCGTAGGCGATCGGGGTGGCGGCCCTACCCGCGATATGTTGGAAGTGGCGAATCGCTGGCAAAAATCTCCTTTCTTCCCGCAATTGGAATTTACTACAGCGGAAAATTATTTGCAGAACATCGAACAGTTGGCACGCGATCGCCAATTGCCGATTCCGATTTGGGATGACGAACTTTATCTGGAATTTCATCGCGGTTGCTATACCACCCACGCCGACCAAAAGCGTTACAATCGTCGCTCTGAAGGATTGCTGTACCAAGCGGAATTGTTCGCCAGTCTCGCTGCCATCTCTGCGAAAGTAACTTATCCGCAAATGGAATTAGAGGAAAGTTGGAAGAAGTTACTTTTCAATCAATTTCACGATATCTTGCCCGGAACCTCGATTCCAGAAGTGTTCGTCGATGCGAATGAAGATTGGCAAGCAGTGGAACGAGTCGGTGCCCAAATTTTACACAAATCGCTGAACGCGATCGCATCTCAAATTGCGCTTCCCCCAGCACCCCACCCCAACGCTTTCCCGATCGTCGTTTTCAACCCATCGAACTGGGAGCGATCGCAAGTTGTTGCTGTAAACTTACCCAACTCCGACCCCTGGCAAGTTTGCGACTGGGAAGGAAACCCCATCCTCAGTCAACAAATATCATCAACTACTCCCCTGGATTTCCCTTCTCTGATTAGCATAAATAATGCTTCATCCGACGAACCTATAACAAATTCCGTTCGTAACACCCTGCTTTTCGTCGCAAATAGTGTGCCGTCTGTAGGTTATCGCCTGTTCTGGTTAAGTCCTCTAAATCCTGAAACCCTTGAAAATACGTCGTTGAGAGAGGAAATTCCTGGAAAAGCCAATAAGAATAGCAATAATAACACATCTATATTAGTACAAAATCGAGAATTTGTCCAAAAAGATAGTTTGAACGAAAAAGATTGGATTTTAGAGAATGAATTGATCCTGGTAAAAGTCAACCCGCAAACTGGTAATATATCTCGCCTTTTCGATAAAACAAATCATCAAGAAATCCTGCATCAACAAGAAGCAAATCAACTCCAAGCATTTCAAGATAGCGGACAATATTGGGATGCGTGGAATATCGACCCCAAATATGCAGAACATCCTTTACCCACCCCTGAATTAACATCAATTGAATGGATATATAAAGGAGAAGTGCAACAACGTTTGCGAGTAGTCCGCCAAATCGGTGAATCGGAATTTTGTCAAGATTACGTATTAGATGCGCGATCGCCAATCTTGAAAATCTGCACGACCGTCAACTGGCAAGAATCCCACGTATTAGTAAAAGCTGCTTTTCCGTTTAACTTCACCGCCGATTTTGCTACCTACGAAATTCCCTGCGGCGCGATCGATCGCACCACCCAACCCCAAACCCCAGCCGAAAAAGCCAAATGGGAAGTACCCGCCCTACGTTGGGCAGATTTAAGTGGTGAGAATTGTGGCGTCAGCATATTAAATGATGGCAAGTACGGTTACGACGCCCAACCCGATCGATTACGCTTAACCTTATTAAGAAGTCCTAATTGGCCTGACCCGTCAGCCGATCGAGGTTTTCACCAATTTACCTACGCCCTCTATCCTCACGATGGCAATTGGCGATCGTGCAATACCGTCCGACACGGATCCGAATTAAATCTACCCCTGCAACCAATCTTGCCGATCCGTTCAACCAACTTAAATCAAATCTCACTACCACCAATCGGTCAATTATTAGATTTATCGTCAGAAAATTTAATATTGATGGCGTTTAAGCGATCGGAAGATTCTCCCCATCATTGGATATTGCGATGTTATGAGTGTCGCGGAGAAGAAACAGAGTTCAATCTAAAAAGTGATTTGAATTTGCAAATCGTCCGATCGGTTGACTTATTAGAACGCCCCGTCGATATGCCCGAACAATTGAAAATTTTACCGTGGAAAATCATCACTTTTCAAGTAATCGATAATTCCCACCAAAAAAATCGTTCGTAG